A portion of the Diceros bicornis minor isolate mBicDic1 chromosome 20, mDicBic1.mat.cur, whole genome shotgun sequence genome contains these proteins:
- the TMEM267 gene encoding transmembrane protein 267, translated as MASETEMTHALLQSCSPESLISSLGLGIFCLVADRLLQFSIIQQNDWLRALSDNAVHCVIGMWSWAIVIGVKKKTDFGEVILAGFLASVIDVDHFLLAGSLSLKAALTLPRRPFLHCSTVIPIVALTLKFTVHFFKLRDSWCSLPWMLFISWTSHHVRDGIRHGLWICPFGKTSPLPFWLYVIITSSLPHICSFVMYLTGTRRMMSSKHGILIDV; from the exons ATGGCATCCGAGACTGAGATGACCCACGCTTTACTCCAGTCTTGTAGTCCTGAATCTCTTATTTCTAGCCTTGGTCTGGGGATATTTTGCCTAGTAGCTGACAGACTTCTTCAGTTTTCCATAATTCAGCAAAATGACTGGCTGCGTGCCCTGTCAGATAACGCAGTACATTGTGTGATTGGCATGTGGTCGTGGGCAATAGTCATTGGAGTCAAGAAGAAGACTGACTTTGGGGAAGTCATTTTAGCTGGATTTTTAGCCTCTGTTATTGATGTCGACCACTTTCTTCTAGCTGGATCCCTATCTTTAAAG GCTGCTTTGACTCTTCCACGGAGACCGTTCCTTCACTGTTCTACTGTGATACCCattgtggctctgaccctgaaGTTTACTGTGCATTTTTTCAAGCTCAGAGACTCGTGGTGCTCTCTTCCCTGGATGTTATTTATATCCTGGACCTCACACCATGTCCGAGATGGAATTCGTCACGGCTTGTGGATATGCCCATTTGGAAAAACTTCTCCTCTGCCATTCTGGCTTTATGTGATAATCACATCATCTTTACCTCACATCTGTTCGTTCGTTATGTATTTAACAGGGACCAGACGAATGATGTCTTCAAAACATGGAATTCTTATTGATGTCTGA